The window TTGTGTGGAGCTGGTAGCTTGCCGCGCCGTAAAATTTCACCGCAACGCTACTCATTTAGGGCTTTGGCAAAAAATTTCTCGACCTCGTCCATTCGCTTTTGCAGCAGCTTTTCGTTTTTGCCCTCGATTAAGAGGCGGATAACGTTTTCGGTGCCGGAGTAGCGAAAGAGCGAGCGGATTTTGTCCGCTTTAAGGCTTGCTTCAAGCTCCTTTAGCCCTTTTAATTTTTCAAGCGGCTTTTTATCCGAAATTTTTAAATTCTTTAAAATTTGTGGATAGGGCTTAATCATCCCCGAAAATTCGCTTGCCTTCTTTTTCATATCTAGCATGCAGGCGGCGAATTGCAGCGCGCTTGCGATGCCGTCGCCCGTTTTGGCGTAATCGCTGAAAATCACGTGCCCGCTCTGCTCGCCGCCGAAATTTGCACCTAGCTCGTGCATCGTCTCAAGCACAAATTTATCGCCTACATTGCAGCGATGAAGCGCGATGTCGTGTTTAGCTAAAAAATCCTCCAGCGCAGAATTACTCATCACTGTGGCTACCATTTTATTGCCTGCTAAGCGATTTTTTCCTTTCAAATAGACTGCTAAAATTCCAAGTAGCGCGTCGCCGTGGATGATCTCGCCGTTTTCGTCCACGACTACGAGCCTATCGGCATCCCCGTCGAAGGCAAAGCCGACGTCGGCGCGTAATCTTTTGACCTCCGAGGCTAAATTTTGCGGGCTTAACGCGCCGCAAGCATCATTAATATTTTTGCCGTTAGGTTCGTCGCCGATGACGATAGTTTCGGCTCCCAGCTCGTTAAATACCGTAGGCGCGACCCTGTAGCTTGCTCCGTTTGCACAATCAAGCACGACGCGAAGCCCGTGCAGCGTCCTTTGCTTCGGGAAGGAATTTTTAATATGCACGATATATCTGCCGATGACGTCGTCCACGCGTTTTGCGGCGCCTATCTGCATCATTTTTGTGCGCGCTTCAGAGATGAGTTCGTCGCTGAAATAAATTTTTTCGATCTGCGCTTCCTCTTTTTCATCGAGTTTGAAGCCCTCGCTGTTGAAAAATTTAATGCCGTTGTCGTAGTATGGATTGTGGCTCGCGCTTATCATGATACCGGCGTCGCAGCGCATGTCCTCCGTAAGAAAGGCAATCGCAGGAGTAGGCATCGGTCCGATCTGGCGGACGTTGTAGCCCACTGAGGTAAGGCCCGCTACGATCGCGGTTTCTATCATATAACCGCTTCTGCGGGTATCTTTGCCGACTAAAATCATATTCGTAACGGAATTTTTCCTAAAATAAATTCCCGCTGCCATCGCTACGCGCATCGCAAGCTCGGCGGTCAAAAATTCTCCCGCTTTGCCTCGTACGCCGTCCGTCCCGAAAAGTTTCATTATCAAATCCTTAAAAATGTAATCGCAAAATTTTACCAGAAAAAGTTTAATCTTAATAAATTCGAGCTATTTTAAATTTCACTTAAATTAAGCGTCGATTAAATATTTTTTACGTATAATCGCAGGTTCAAATTTAACCGAAAAGGAACGTTATGGCAAATCACAAATCCGCCGAAAAACGCGCGAGACAAACCATAAAAAGAACGGAGCGAAATAGATTTTATCGCACCAGAGTAAAAAATATCACAAAAGCCGTAAGAGAGGCGGTCGAGAGCAAGGATCTAGACGCAGCGACTCAGGCTCTAAAAACGGCTAACGAAAGCTTTCACAGCTTCGTAAGCAGAGGCTTTTTGAAAAAACAGACCGCGAGCAGAAAAGTAAGCCGCCTAGCCAAACTCGTAAATTCTTTAAAAACCGCCGCGTAAGCGCTACTTACGCATAAAATTTAAATGCTAGCTGATAAACTAAAGCCCTTTTTGGATCGCTACGACGAGCTTTCGCGCATGCTTAGTGATCCCGCAGTTACCGCAGATATCGCCAATATGACTGCGCTATCTAAGGAGCAGCGCAATATCGAGCCGATCAAAGAGGCGGCTAGCGAGTATCTTAAAATTTTAAATCAGATCGAAGAGAACAAAGCTCTGCTAAGCGATGCCGATCTCGGCGAGCTAGCCAAAGAGGAGCTTAAAAGCTTAGAGAGCGAAAAGCCGCAGCTCGAAGAAAAAATCAAAATTTTACTGCTTCCGAAAGACCCAAACGACGATAAAAATATCTTTCTTGAGATTCGCGCCGGTACGGGCGGTGACGAAGCGGCGCTGTTTGCGGGCGATCTACTCGGCGCGTATCTACGCTACGCCGATCTTCGCGGCTATAAATGCGAGATCGTAAGCACTAGCGAAGGCAGCGTCGGCGGCTACAAAGAAGCGATCTTGCTCGTAAAGGGCGCGGGAGCGTATTCGCGGCTGAAATTTGAAGGTGGCACTCACCGCGTGCAGCGCGTCCCCGAAACGGAGAGTCAGGGCAGGGTGCATACCTCCGCGATCACCGTCGCCGTCATGCCCGAGATCGAGGATAGCGAGATACAGATCAATCCGAACGATCTTCGCATCGACGTTATGCGCAGCTCCGGCCACGGCGGGCAGTCCGTAAATACCACCGATAGCGCCGTTCGTATCACTCACATCCCGACTGGTTTAGTCGTCACCAACCAAGACGGCAAGGACCAGCACAAAAACAAAGAGGCGGCGATGAAGGTGCTAAAGGCGCGCCTTTACGATATGCAGGAGCAGGAGCGCTTAGAGAAAGAGCGCAAAGATCGCAAGGATCAGGTAGGTACCGGCGACCGCTCGGGGCGGATTCGTACCTACAACTATCCGCAAAACCGCATCAGCGACCACCGCATAAATTTAACTCTCTACCGCCTGGACGCGATCATGGCAGGGGGCTTGTTCGACGAGATCATCGATCCGCTCATAGCGCACTCTCAAGCCGAAGCGATCGCAAACGCGGGCTATTGAGCCTTTTAAAATTTAGACCTTACATCCGCCCGCTTTGCCGAATTTTGCCTCGATCAAAAGCACCAAGATGAAGAAAATTTTTTCATCGTTAAACTTTGCAATCTCACGCAGGTCTTGATCTGCGCTTATGAGCTTGATACCGTTTGATTTCAAAATCACAGCGAGCTCGTCCGGCTCAAAGCCCATTTTACCAGCGATCTCCCTAATATTATAAGACTCGATCGCGTCGATGATGCGATCCATATTACAAAAGCCCGGATTCTTGCGGCTCAAAACCACGTCCAAAAACTCGCCCCAAAGCTTTACGAGCTTCTTTCGCCTCGTGATTATATGCAAGATCGCGACGCAAAGCAGACCGAATCCCGCGATCTTATGCAGGCTCATCCACGTCTCGTCGTATTCGCCGCGCGCAAAGTAGGCGCCCGAAAAGCCCAAAATGCAAAGCGCGCAAGCTAGCAGCACGATGAGAGCAAATTTATAAACAATCCCCGCCTTAAGCATCAAATCTCCTTGTCTCGTTTTTAAAATTTAGCGGCTTAGGCGTAGCGCCCGCGAACGCTACGGCGGCGCTACGTCCCGCCGGTCGCCGCTATCGTATCGCCTCGGCGTTATTGCGCCGTCCGTACCGCTGCTTCACTTATACGCTCCGCGGATCGCCATCATCGTATCGCGGCGGTATTATTGCGTTGCTCGCACTGCGCTTACGCATCCCGTCGATCGCGGTTGCCATATTGCGGCATTTTATGCTGTCGTCGCCGTAATCACGCCGCGCCGTCTTGTGCTGCCGATCCGCCGTCGCGGTAGCATTGTTCGCTTCGATCGTAGCACCGTTACGATGATGATTTGCCCGAGCGAAGGTCATGTCATACGGCGCCGAGTAGGTACGTATCGCCGCTCCGCTTCTCGACTACGGCGTGCCGTCTGCGCCGCCGATGTGTTACGCGCCATCCGACGCGCTATCGACTTATTGCGACGCCCGCGCATCGCGCCGCTGCCGCAGCCCGCGTATTTAGCACGCCGTTACGCTACCGATCACGGCTCGGTTTAAAATTTTATCTAGGCGATGTCTCCTCGGCGGATCATTTTGCGTTTAAATTTTACTGACTTAAATTTTCGCACAGAACGTGATCGCACGCCAGCTATCGATCTCCAAGCCACTTGTCACGCCGTAGTGCCTGCCCGCCGCCGACTGCGTGCGAGCGCATAGCCACGCGGATGCCGATGCCCATGTATGCGAACACCGAGCGTCTCGGCTAAATTTTATCGCCGCTTAATATAAACGAGTAATTTTAATAAATCTGGATTTAAAAAGATATGAATTTAAAGGCAAAATCCCTGCGGCGCGAAATTTAAAGGACCGAATTTAAAGCTCTATCGTCCGCTCGAATATGTCCTCAAGCCCCGTTTGATGCACGATCGCTAGCATGCCGAGGCTCGGCAGATCCGCGCGCAGACTCAGTAGCAGCTCGCGTGC is drawn from Campylobacter sp. and contains these coding sequences:
- the rpsT gene encoding 30S ribosomal protein S20, with the protein product MANHKSAEKRARQTIKRTERNRFYRTRVKNITKAVREAVESKDLDAATQALKTANESFHSFVSRGFLKKQTASRKVSRLAKLVNSLKTAA
- the prfA gene encoding peptide chain release factor 1, with the translated sequence MLADKLKPFLDRYDELSRMLSDPAVTADIANMTALSKEQRNIEPIKEAASEYLKILNQIEENKALLSDADLGELAKEELKSLESEKPQLEEKIKILLLPKDPNDDKNIFLEIRAGTGGDEAALFAGDLLGAYLRYADLRGYKCEIVSTSEGSVGGYKEAILLVKGAGAYSRLKFEGGTHRVQRVPETESQGRVHTSAITVAVMPEIEDSEIQINPNDLRIDVMRSSGHGGQSVNTTDSAVRITHIPTGLVVTNQDGKDQHKNKEAAMKVLKARLYDMQEQERLEKERKDRKDQVGTGDRSGRIRTYNYPQNRISDHRINLTLYRLDAIMAGGLFDEIIDPLIAHSQAEAIANAGY
- a CDS encoding chemotaxis protein, translated to MLKAGIVYKFALIVLLACALCILGFSGAYFARGEYDETWMSLHKIAGFGLLCVAILHIITRRKKLVKLWGEFLDVVLSRKNPGFCNMDRIIDAIESYNIREIAGKMGFEPDELAVILKSNGIKLISADQDLREIAKFNDEKIFFILVLLIEAKFGKAGGCKV
- the glmM gene encoding phosphoglucosamine mutase, which codes for MKLFGTDGVRGKAGEFLTAELAMRVAMAAGIYFRKNSVTNMILVGKDTRRSGYMIETAIVAGLTSVGYNVRQIGPMPTPAIAFLTEDMRCDAGIMISASHNPYYDNGIKFFNSEGFKLDEKEEAQIEKIYFSDELISEARTKMMQIGAAKRVDDVIGRYIVHIKNSFPKQRTLHGLRVVLDCANGASYRVAPTVFNELGAETIVIGDEPNGKNINDACGALSPQNLASEVKRLRADVGFAFDGDADRLVVVDENGEIIHGDALLGILAVYLKGKNRLAGNKMVATVMSNSALEDFLAKHDIALHRCNVGDKFVLETMHELGANFGGEQSGHVIFSDYAKTGDGIASALQFAACMLDMKKKASEFSGMIKPYPQILKNLKISDKKPLEKLKGLKELEASLKADKIRSLFRYSGTENVIRLLIEGKNEKLLQKRMDEVEKFFAKALNE